Proteins from one Sphingopyxis terrae subsp. terrae NBRC 15098 genomic window:
- a CDS encoding HD domain-containing protein, protein MTDMTHDHASFRSMIDGTQEDWDIIAREQKEFAPQNGKRILDHLKLLGGDYGGFPVARLEHCLQTATRAHRDGRDEEYVVMALLHDIGDTLGAFNHPDVAAAILKPFLSEENLWIVQHHGIFQGHYFFHYLGLDRDMRDQFKDHPYYAACAEFCEKYDAPAFDPDYESEPLEFFEPMVMRLCSYPRTSIYKKIMVEEAAE, encoded by the coding sequence ATGACCGACATGACGCACGATCACGCGTCCTTCCGTTCGATGATCGACGGCACACAGGAAGATTGGGATATCATCGCGCGCGAGCAGAAGGAATTCGCGCCGCAGAACGGCAAGCGCATCCTCGATCATCTGAAACTGCTTGGCGGCGATTATGGCGGCTTTCCCGTTGCTCGGCTCGAGCATTGCCTGCAGACCGCGACGCGCGCGCATCGCGATGGGCGCGACGAGGAATATGTGGTGATGGCGCTGCTCCACGACATCGGCGACACGCTGGGCGCATTCAACCATCCCGATGTCGCGGCGGCGATCCTCAAGCCCTTCCTGTCGGAAGAAAATCTTTGGATCGTCCAGCACCACGGCATCTTCCAGGGCCATTATTTCTTCCACTATCTCGGGCTCGACCGCGACATGCGCGACCAGTTCAAGGACCATCCCTATTACGCGGCGTGCGCCGAATTCTGCGAAAAATATGACGCGCCAGCGTTCGACCCCGACTATGAAAGCGAGCCGCTGGAATTCTTCGAGCCGATGGTGATGCGTCTCTGCTCCTATCCGCGCACGAGCATCTACAAGAAGATTATGGTCGAAGAAGCGGCGGAGTAA
- a CDS encoding DUF4112 domain-containing protein → MPPSTPNTDAIFEALVADRNNPAALRKRIETLELLLERSFTIPGINRPVGLDAIVGLVPVVGDVVTAVMGAYIIWEARNLGMPKWKLWRMMGNLGVDTALGAIPLVGDAFDFLFRSNTRNLRIIRKHLDKHHPGTIVIDQ, encoded by the coding sequence ATGCCCCCCTCGACGCCCAATACGGACGCGATTTTCGAAGCCTTGGTTGCCGATCGCAACAATCCTGCGGCGCTGCGCAAGCGCATCGAAACGCTGGAGCTTCTCCTCGAACGCAGCTTCACCATTCCCGGCATCAACCGGCCGGTCGGGCTCGACGCGATCGTCGGGCTGGTGCCCGTCGTCGGCGATGTCGTGACCGCCGTCATGGGGGCCTATATCATCTGGGAAGCGCGCAATCTGGGCATGCCCAAATGGAAGCTGTGGCGGATGATGGGCAATCTCGGCGTCGACACTGCGCTTGGGGCCATCCCGCTCGTCGGCGATGCCTTCGACTTTCTGTTCCGGTCGAACACGCGCAATCTGCGCATCATCCGGAAACATCTCGACAAGCATCACCCCGGAACGATCGTCATCGACCAGTAG
- the aroA gene encoding 3-phosphoshikimate 1-carboxyvinyltransferase: protein MTDQNARPRSFAASAPLKGRIAIPGDKSISHRALMLSALAVGTSRVSGLLEGHDVLATAAAMRAMGANIDRTGDGEWVIEGVGVGGLLQPREALDMGNSGTSTRLLMGLVSSHPITTTFVGDASLSGRPMGRVIDPLSQMGADISASPGGRLPLMVRGLAPAVPIEYRLPVASAQVKSAILLAGLNTPGITTVIEPVPTRDHSERMLKGFGATLDVEVEPDGTRWISVMGEAELRPQTIVVPGDPSSAAFFIVAALLVPGSDVTIANVGLNPTRAGLVEVLKAMGGDIELLDAREVGGEPVADLRVRHSLLRGIAVDPAVAPSMIDEYPILFVAAALAEGTTVTTGLDELRVKESDRLSVMAAGLAAIGVRVEESEDGLVIHGTGGDPLPGGATIAGHLDHRICMSFAIAGLVSKAPVTIDDMAPVATSFPNFEALLEGLQR, encoded by the coding sequence ATGACTGACCAGAATGCCCGCCCCCGCAGCTTCGCCGCGTCCGCTCCGCTTAAAGGTAGGATCGCGATTCCCGGCGACAAGAGCATTTCGCATCGCGCCCTGATGTTGTCGGCGCTCGCGGTCGGCACCAGCCGCGTGAGCGGGCTGCTTGAGGGGCATGATGTCCTCGCCACCGCCGCGGCCATGCGCGCGATGGGCGCGAATATCGACCGCACCGGCGACGGCGAATGGGTCATTGAAGGCGTCGGTGTCGGTGGCCTGCTCCAGCCGCGCGAAGCGCTCGACATGGGCAACAGCGGCACCTCGACGCGCCTGCTGATGGGCCTTGTTTCCAGCCATCCGATCACGACCACTTTCGTCGGCGATGCCAGCCTGTCGGGACGCCCGATGGGGCGCGTCATCGATCCGTTGTCGCAGATGGGCGCTGACATCTCGGCCTCGCCGGGTGGCCGCCTTCCCTTGATGGTGCGCGGCCTCGCGCCCGCGGTGCCGATCGAATATCGGCTTCCGGTCGCCTCGGCGCAGGTCAAGTCGGCGATCCTGCTCGCCGGCCTCAATACGCCGGGAATCACCACCGTGATCGAACCCGTGCCGACGCGCGACCATAGCGAACGGATGCTCAAGGGCTTCGGCGCCACGCTGGACGTCGAAGTAGAACCCGACGGCACCCGCTGGATTTCGGTGATGGGCGAAGCCGAATTGCGGCCGCAAACGATCGTCGTTCCGGGCGACCCCTCGTCGGCCGCTTTCTTCATCGTTGCGGCGCTGCTCGTCCCCGGATCGGACGTCACTATTGCCAATGTCGGCCTCAACCCGACCCGCGCCGGCCTGGTCGAGGTGTTGAAGGCGATGGGCGGGGATATCGAACTGCTCGATGCGCGCGAAGTCGGCGGCGAGCCCGTCGCCGACCTGCGCGTCCGCCACAGCCTGCTCCGCGGCATCGCGGTCGATCCGGCAGTCGCGCCGAGCATGATCGACGAATATCCGATTCTCTTCGTCGCCGCCGCGCTTGCCGAGGGGACGACCGTGACGACCGGCCTCGACGAGCTGCGCGTCAAGGAAAGCGACCGGCTGTCGGTCATGGCCGCGGGCCTCGCGGCGATCGGCGTGCGGGTCGAGGAGAGCGAGGACGGCCTCGTCATCCACGGCACCGGCGGCGACCCGCTGCCCGGCGGCGCGACCATCGCCGGCCACCTCGACCACCGCATCTGCATGAGCTTCGCCATCGCGGGCCTCGTCAGCAAGGCCCCCGTGACGATCGACGATATGGCACCGGTCGCAACGAGCTTTCCCAATTTCGAGGCGTTGCTGGAGGGCCTGCAGCGATGA
- a CDS encoding (d)CMP kinase — MIIAVDGPTASGKGTIAKALAEHFGLPVLDTGLLYRAVGYQTQLNYGDPDKAADALVACDFPDALLDDPALRYESTGSLASRASVHPAVRKALFQRQVDFANQPGGAVLDGRDIGTVIAPHADAKLFVTASAEERARRRHAEMLGRGVEIGYDAVLADIHARDARDMGRADAPLLRADDAMLLDTSAMDRDAAIAAAIAFVTERTKARG, encoded by the coding sequence ATGATTATCGCGGTCGACGGCCCTACTGCGTCGGGCAAGGGCACTATCGCCAAGGCGCTTGCCGAGCATTTCGGCCTCCCCGTGCTCGATACCGGGCTGCTCTATCGCGCTGTGGGCTATCAGACGCAGCTCAATTATGGCGATCCGGACAAGGCGGCCGACGCCCTCGTCGCCTGCGATTTTCCGGACGCCTTGCTCGACGATCCCGCGCTTCGCTACGAAAGCACGGGCAGCCTCGCCAGCCGCGCGTCGGTGCATCCTGCGGTGCGCAAGGCGCTGTTCCAGCGGCAGGTCGATTTCGCCAACCAGCCTGGCGGCGCCGTGCTCGACGGGCGCGATATCGGCACCGTGATCGCGCCGCACGCCGACGCCAAACTGTTCGTGACGGCAAGCGCCGAAGAACGCGCCCGCCGCCGCCATGCCGAGATGCTGGGGCGCGGGGTCGAAATCGGCTATGACGCCGTGCTCGCCGACATCCACGCCCGCGACGCCCGCGATATGGGCCGTGCCGACGCCCCCCTGCTCCGCGCCGACGATGCGATGCTGCTCGACACCTCGGCGATGGACCGCGATGCCGCGATCGCCGCCGCCATCGCCTTCGTCACCGAACGGACAAAGGCGCGCGGCTGA
- a CDS encoding CBU_0592 family membrane protein, with protein MSAYISSFAANAIGIIGSILFIAAFAYANMAKMLDQLLFNAVNLVGAILLLISLSVHFNLAAFLLEAAWALIASWGLLRALRARRTRGDSA; from the coding sequence ATGAGCGCCTATATCTCCTCCTTTGCCGCGAACGCGATCGGCATCATCGGCAGCATCCTGTTCATCGCTGCGTTCGCCTATGCAAACATGGCCAAGATGCTGGATCAGTTGCTGTTCAATGCGGTGAACCTTGTCGGCGCGATTTTGCTGCTGATCTCGCTGTCGGTTCATTTCAACTTGGCGGCGTTTCTGCTCGAAGCGGCTTGGGCGCTGATCGCTTCCTGGGGCTTGCTGCGCGCCCTTCGCGCGCGCCGTACCCGCGGTGATTCGGCATGA
- a CDS encoding RrF2 family transcriptional regulator — protein MLSQKTRYTIRAFQHLADHWGKGQVQLADIAEAQNIPPKFLTVILSEMAREGLLISQRGRDGGYQLALPPVDISYGDLVRLTRGSLALVPCASRNAHETCKNCLPEAECRMRTLMLKVRDDTAAILDRISLADPIGFEPLFEKEEMAL, from the coding sequence ATGCTCTCGCAGAAGACCCGCTACACGATACGTGCCTTTCAGCATCTTGCCGATCATTGGGGCAAGGGTCAGGTCCAACTCGCGGACATTGCCGAGGCGCAGAATATCCCGCCCAAATTCCTGACCGTCATCCTGTCGGAAATGGCGCGCGAAGGGTTGCTCATCTCGCAGCGCGGACGCGATGGCGGCTATCAGCTTGCGCTGCCGCCGGTCGACATCAGCTATGGCGATCTTGTCCGGCTGACGCGCGGGTCGCTCGCGCTGGTCCCGTGTGCCAGCCGCAATGCCCACGAAACCTGCAAGAATTGCCTGCCCGAAGCCGAATGCCGGATGCGCACGCTGATGCTGAAGGTGCGCGACGATACCGCCGCGATCCTCGACCGGATCAGCCTGGCCGACCCGATCGGCTTCGAACCCTTGTTCGAAAAGGAAGAAATGGCGCTCTGA
- a CDS encoding integration host factor subunit beta: MIRSELVQMIASENSDLRLEEVERIIDEFFDAIVEQLAAGGRVELRGFGAFSTRERESRTGRNPRTGAPVAVSAKSVPYFKPGKEMRERLNG; encoded by the coding sequence ATGATCCGGTCGGAACTGGTTCAAATGATCGCGAGTGAAAACAGCGATTTGCGCCTCGAAGAGGTGGAACGCATCATCGATGAATTCTTCGACGCCATCGTCGAGCAGCTTGCGGCGGGGGGCCGCGTCGAGCTGCGCGGCTTCGGCGCCTTCTCAACCCGCGAACGCGAGTCGCGCACCGGGCGCAATCCGCGCACCGGCGCGCCGGTCGCGGTAAGCGCCAAGAGCGTGCCCTATTTCAAGCCGGGCAAGGAAATGCGCGAGCGGCTGAACGGCTGA
- a CDS encoding ABC transporter ATP-binding protein: MTAVLEISGLGKTYKSGHRALAGVDLSIEKGEIFALLGPNGAGKTTLISIVCGIVTPSEGRVTVGGHDHARDYRAARSMIGLVPQELHTDSFETVMATVTFSRGLFGKPRDPAFIEQLLKDLSLWDKRGSKIMELSGGMKRRVMIAKALSHEPEILFLDEPTAGVDVELRRDMWNMVRGLRERGVTIILTTHYIEEAEEMADRVGVITRGKLILVEEKNALIKKLGRKTLTLNLAEPLDAIPAELGDWTLELAEEGHELVYEFDSQAEATGVPSLLRRMTDIGIAFKDLHTRQSSLEDIFVGLVHEPRDGEGAAT; the protein is encoded by the coding sequence ATGACAGCGGTTCTGGAAATTTCCGGTCTGGGAAAGACTTACAAGAGCGGGCATCGCGCTTTGGCGGGTGTCGACCTCAGCATCGAGAAGGGCGAGATATTTGCGTTGCTCGGCCCCAATGGGGCAGGCAAGACGACGCTTATCAGCATCGTCTGCGGTATCGTGACGCCGAGCGAGGGCAGGGTGACGGTCGGTGGTCACGATCATGCCCGCGACTATCGCGCGGCGCGATCGATGATCGGGCTGGTGCCGCAGGAACTGCATACGGATTCGTTCGAAACGGTGATGGCCACCGTGACTTTTTCGCGCGGTCTGTTCGGCAAACCGCGCGATCCGGCGTTCATCGAGCAATTGCTGAAGGATCTGTCGCTGTGGGACAAGCGCGGCAGCAAGATCATGGAATTGTCGGGTGGAATGAAACGCCGCGTGATGATCGCCAAGGCGCTGAGCCACGAACCCGAAATCCTCTTCCTAGACGAACCGACCGCGGGGGTCGACGTCGAACTGCGCCGCGACATGTGGAATATGGTGCGGGGCCTGCGCGAGCGCGGGGTGACGATCATTCTGACCACCCATTATATCGAAGAGGCCGAAGAAATGGCCGACCGCGTTGGCGTCATCACGCGCGGCAAGCTGATCCTCGTCGAAGAGAAGAACGCGCTGATCAAGAAGCTGGGGCGCAAGACGCTGACGCTCAATCTTGCCGAACCGCTCGATGCCATTCCGGCCGAACTCGGCGACTGGACGCTCGAACTGGCGGAGGAGGGGCATGAGCTTGTCTATGAATTCGACAGCCAGGCCGAGGCGACCGGCGTGCCGTCACTGCTACGTCGGATGACCGATATCGGCATCGCCTTCAAGGATCTGCACACACGGCAAAGCTCGCTCGAGGATATTTTCGTCGGGCTGGTACACGAACCCAGGGATGGCGAAGGAGCGGCGACATGA
- the rpsA gene encoding 30S ribosomal protein S1, which produces MASTAFPSRDDFAAMLDESLGGADGGFEGRVVKGTVTAIENDLAVIDIGLKSEGRVPLREFAMPGQKADLNVGDEVEVYVDRVENANGETMLSRDRARREAAWDRLEEEFNKEARVEGVIFGRVKGGFTVDLGGAVAFLPGSQVDIRPVRDVGPLMDLPQPFQILKMDRRRGNIVVSRRAILEETRAEQRSGLIQNLEEGQIIEGAVKNITDYGAFVDLGGIDGLLHVTDMSYKRVNHPSEVINIGDTVKVQIIRINRDTQRISLGMKQLESDPWEGVAAKYPVGAKLTGTVTNITDYGAFVELEPGIEGLVHVSEMSWVKKNVHPGKIVSTSQEVDVIVLEVDSDKRRISLGLKQAQSNPWGAFAEAHPVGSVVEGEVKNATEFGLFVGLPGDVDGMVHMSDIAWGISGEEALHLHRKGENVQVVVLDVDVEKERISLGIKQLEKGAPAVGGGVAASGSLKKNDVVTVSVLEVRDNGLEVQAGEDGATGFIKRADLGRDRDEQRPERYQVGQKFDAMVTGFDRSKKPSFSVKAMQIAEEKEAVAQYGSSDSGASLGDILGEALKAGKKD; this is translated from the coding sequence ATGGCCTCTACGGCTTTTCCGTCGCGCGACGATTTCGCCGCGATGCTCGACGAATCGCTGGGTGGTGCTGATGGCGGCTTTGAAGGCCGCGTCGTCAAGGGCACCGTGACCGCGATCGAAAATGACCTGGCAGTGATCGACATCGGCCTGAAGAGCGAAGGCCGCGTGCCGCTTCGCGAATTCGCGATGCCCGGCCAGAAGGCCGACCTCAACGTCGGCGACGAAGTCGAAGTCTATGTCGACCGCGTCGAAAACGCCAATGGCGAAACCATGCTGTCGCGCGACCGCGCTCGCCGCGAAGCCGCCTGGGACCGCCTGGAAGAAGAATTCAACAAGGAAGCCCGCGTCGAAGGCGTTATCTTCGGCCGCGTCAAGGGCGGCTTCACCGTCGACCTTGGCGGCGCCGTGGCGTTCCTTCCCGGCAGCCAGGTCGACATCCGCCCCGTGCGCGACGTCGGCCCGCTCATGGATCTGCCGCAGCCGTTCCAGATCCTCAAGATGGATCGCCGCCGCGGCAATATCGTCGTGTCGCGCCGCGCCATCCTTGAAGAAACGCGCGCCGAACAGCGTTCGGGCCTGATCCAGAACCTGGAAGAAGGTCAGATCATCGAAGGCGCGGTCAAGAACATCACCGATTATGGTGCGTTCGTTGACCTCGGCGGCATCGACGGCCTGCTCCATGTCACCGACATGAGCTACAAGCGCGTCAACCACCCGAGCGAAGTCATCAACATCGGTGACACGGTTAAGGTGCAGATCATCCGCATCAATCGCGATACGCAGCGCATCAGCCTCGGCATGAAGCAGCTCGAAAGCGATCCGTGGGAAGGCGTCGCCGCCAAGTATCCGGTCGGTGCGAAGCTCACCGGCACGGTCACGAACATCACCGACTATGGTGCGTTCGTCGAACTCGAACCCGGCATCGAAGGCCTGGTCCACGTCAGCGAAATGTCGTGGGTCAAGAAGAACGTCCACCCCGGCAAGATCGTTTCGACGAGCCAGGAAGTCGACGTCATCGTCCTCGAAGTCGACAGCGACAAGCGCCGCATCTCGCTTGGCCTCAAGCAGGCCCAGTCGAACCCCTGGGGTGCCTTCGCAGAAGCGCATCCGGTTGGCTCGGTTGTCGAAGGCGAAGTCAAGAACGCGACCGAATTCGGTCTGTTCGTCGGCCTTCCGGGCGACGTCGACGGCATGGTTCACATGTCGGACATCGCGTGGGGCATCTCGGGCGAAGAAGCGCTGCACCTCCACCGCAAGGGCGAGAATGTGCAGGTCGTCGTTCTCGACGTCGACGTCGAGAAGGAACGCATCAGCCTCGGCATCAAGCAGCTTGAAAAGGGTGCTCCGGCCGTCGGCGGCGGTGTCGCCGCTTCGGGCTCGCTGAAGAAGAACGATGTCGTCACCGTCTCGGTCCTCGAAGTCCGCGACAACGGTCTCGAAGTCCAGGCCGGCGAAGATGGCGCCACCGGCTTCATCAAGCGCGCCGACCTCGGCCGCGACCGCGACGAACAGCGTCCCGAACGCTATCAGGTCGGTCAGAAGTTCGACGCGATGGTCACCGGCTTCGACCGTTCGAAGAAGCCCAGCTTCTCTGTCAAGGCGATGCAGATCGCCGAAGAAAAGGAAGCCGTCGCACAATATGGTTCGTCGGATTCGGGTGCGTCGCTCGGCGACATCCTCGGCGAAGCGCTGAAGGCCGGCAAGAAGGATTAA
- a CDS encoding COG3904 family protein → MFLRPELPKLALTALAVVSLTAATEMDPINPTCPLNPNWSANPTMKLTVEKRGAMKVMLAEGRVDSGLPDRLSAALKANPDVSEIWLRSPGGDARAGNAAGRIIRSNPGLATRIPSGWACFSACNFVFMGGAPRLIEPGGEFIVHMFTSTGDRSLIDESVAMGTDATTELIGDVEQDSALLASEDNDFLIKMGVSRKLLTDIMYRQKAVRGSGPDKSTRRCLTLDEALKYGVTYAVE, encoded by the coding sequence ATGTTCTTGCGGCCTGAATTGCCGAAGCTCGCCCTCACGGCGCTTGCGGTCGTCAGCCTGACCGCGGCGACCGAGATGGACCCGATCAATCCGACCTGTCCGCTCAACCCCAATTGGTCGGCCAATCCGACGATGAAGCTGACGGTCGAAAAGCGCGGCGCGATGAAGGTGATGCTCGCCGAAGGCCGCGTTGATTCGGGACTGCCCGACCGGCTGAGCGCCGCGCTGAAGGCCAATCCGGACGTATCCGAGATATGGCTGCGTTCGCCCGGCGGCGATGCGCGCGCCGGCAACGCCGCGGGGCGCATCATCCGGTCGAACCCCGGCCTTGCGACGCGCATACCGAGCGGCTGGGCCTGTTTCAGCGCCTGCAATTTCGTCTTCATGGGCGGCGCGCCGCGGCTGATCGAGCCGGGCGGCGAGTTCATCGTCCATATGTTCACCAGCACCGGCGACCGCTCGCTGATCGACGAAAGCGTGGCGATGGGCACCGATGCGACGACCGAGCTGATCGGCGACGTCGAACAGGACAGCGCGCTGCTGGCGAGCGAGGACAATGATTTCCTGATCAAGATGGGCGTGTCGCGCAAATTGCTGACCGACATCATGTATCGGCAGAAGGCGGTGAGGGGCAGCGGCCCGGACAAATCGACGCGCCGCTGCCTGACGCTCGACGAAGCGCTGAAATATGGCGTGACCTACGCGGTAGAATAG
- a CDS encoding ABC transporter substrate-binding protein — MTRRSLRSRRGARFAGTALLVAALAGCGLFGGGGGPVRIAAMGPLNAAASPLNGELSSPNAALLEMTAQGLVGYDADGQIDTGLAERWTVTGDGRSYIFRLREAKWSNGREVTADDVVSVLRGYLGTNSRNLLKDDFPEIETIRAMTDQVIEIRLAVPQPNMLELLAQPSLTIVYKGMGWGPMRSRKAGRALLLTPAPDPLADDPEAAEAAANDPAASVELVGTTPAGALARYNNGYADGVIGGRFSTLPYFLVSSIGRSRLIVDPVPGLFGLSFTSAEGFLASDINRDALSRVVRRQRLIDAFGLAEWQPQRALRPAVYRRDGGPEPLQPAWADFDNDSRFAQSKRVVDSWRAAGREIAPLRIAVPQTPGGRILFAYVAADFARIGIESRRVAMDAASDLRLIDEVAPNDDALWALRRLSCQRDTLCNREAQAKIDQAVLNIDSGQRARQIGEIETMLGRYTPFIPIATPLRWSVASQRLTGFKPNARAAHPLNRLLAKPN; from the coding sequence ATGACGCGCCGCAGCCTCCGTTCGCGCCGCGGCGCGCGGTTCGCGGGCACCGCGCTGCTGGTCGCCGCGCTCGCCGGATGCGGCCTTTTCGGCGGTGGCGGGGGTCCGGTGCGGATCGCCGCGATGGGGCCGCTCAACGCCGCGGCGAGCCCGCTCAACGGCGAACTGTCCTCGCCCAATGCAGCGCTGCTCGAAATGACGGCGCAGGGGCTTGTCGGCTATGACGCCGACGGCCAGATCGACACCGGTCTTGCCGAACGCTGGACGGTGACCGGCGACGGGCGCAGCTATATTTTCCGGCTGCGCGAGGCAAAATGGTCGAACGGTCGCGAAGTCACGGCCGACGACGTGGTTTCGGTGCTGCGCGGCTATCTTGGCACGAACAGCCGCAACCTGCTGAAGGACGATTTCCCGGAGATCGAGACGATCCGTGCGATGACCGATCAGGTCATCGAAATCCGGCTCGCAGTGCCGCAGCCCAATATGCTCGAACTGCTCGCGCAGCCTTCGTTGACGATCGTCTACAAGGGCATGGGCTGGGGGCCGATGCGATCGCGCAAGGCCGGACGCGCGCTGCTGCTGACGCCCGCGCCCGACCCGCTCGCCGACGATCCCGAGGCCGCCGAAGCCGCCGCAAACGATCCCGCCGCGTCGGTCGAACTCGTCGGCACGACGCCCGCCGGGGCGCTGGCCCGCTACAATAATGGCTATGCCGACGGGGTGATCGGCGGCCGCTTTTCGACCCTCCCCTATTTCCTCGTGTCCAGCATCGGCCGCTCGCGCCTCATCGTCGATCCGGTGCCGGGGCTTTTCGGCCTTTCTTTCACCAGCGCCGAAGGGTTCCTCGCCTCCGACATCAACCGCGATGCCCTGTCGCGCGTCGTGCGGCGGCAGCGCCTGATCGACGCCTTCGGCCTTGCCGAATGGCAGCCGCAGCGCGCGCTTCGGCCGGCAGTCTACCGCCGCGACGGCGGCCCTGAACCCTTGCAACCCGCCTGGGCCGACTTCGACAATGATTCGCGCTTCGCCCAGTCGAAGCGCGTGGTCGACAGTTGGCGCGCCGCCGGGCGAGAGATTGCGCCGCTCCGCATCGCGGTCCCCCAGACGCCGGGCGGCCGCATCCTCTTTGCCTATGTCGCCGCCGACTTTGCCCGCATCGGTATCGAAAGCCGCCGCGTCGCTATGGATGCGGCATCGGACCTGCGCCTGATCGACGAGGTGGCGCCGAATGACGACGCCCTCTGGGCGCTCCGCCGGCTGTCGTGCCAGCGCGACACGCTGTGCAACCGCGAGGCACAGGCGAAGATCGATCAGGCCGTGCTCAATATCGACAGTGGCCAGCGCGCGCGCCAGATCGGCGAGATCGAAACGATGCTGGGGCGCTACACCCCGTTCATTCCGATCGCCACGCCGCTGCGCTGGTCGGTCGCGTCGCAGCGGCTTACAGGGTTCAAGCCGAATGCGCGGGCGGCCCACCCATTGAATCGCTTGCTCGCCAAACCCAACTAA
- a CDS encoding TIGR02300 family protein: MVKAEWGTKRSCPKCATRFYDLTKDDPVSCINCGYSWIPESVLKSKQPMPFEEVEKPTKVKEEAIDEDLDLDVDVDEDSDSPDNDVDLGGDDDLGVATGDDEDDES, translated from the coding sequence ATGGTAAAGGCTGAATGGGGCACGAAGCGTAGCTGCCCGAAATGTGCCACCCGATTCTACGATTTGACCAAGGATGATCCGGTCAGCTGCATCAATTGCGGCTATTCCTGGATTCCGGAATCGGTGCTGAAATCGAAGCAGCCGATGCCCTTCGAGGAAGTCGAGAAGCCGACCAAGGTCAAGGAAGAGGCCATCGACGAGGATCTGGATCTGGACGTGGATGTCGATGAAGACAGCGATTCGCCGGATAACGATGTCGATCTGGGCGGCGATGACGATCTGGGCGTCGCCACCGGCGACGACGAAGACGACGAAAGCTGA
- a CDS encoding ABC transporter permease, which yields MIGNVRGIRAIYMFEMARFGRTVWTSLMLPVITTTLYFVVFGSAIGSRMSDVSSVPYGAFIVPGLMMLTMFTESISNASFGIYMPKWTGTIYEMLSSPMSPLELLIAYVGAAATKSVIIGAIIFATAHLFVDIQVAHPLLMVGFMVLMAVTFCLFGFIIGIWAQSFEQLQVIPLLVVYPLTFLGGAFYSLDMLPAAWRAVTLFNPVVYLISGFRWTFFGQGDVAIEVSMGAVALFLALCLGLIFWMFRTGYRLKN from the coding sequence ATGATCGGCAACGTCCGCGGTATCCGCGCGATCTACATGTTCGAGATGGCGCGCTTCGGGCGCACGGTGTGGACCAGCCTGATGTTGCCCGTCATCACCACGACGCTCTATTTCGTCGTCTTCGGATCGGCGATCGGTAGCCGGATGAGCGACGTCAGCTCGGTGCCCTATGGCGCGTTCATCGTGCCGGGGCTGATGATGCTGACAATGTTCACCGAAAGCATCAGCAACGCGAGCTTCGGCATCTACATGCCCAAATGGACAGGGACGATCTACGAGATGCTGTCCTCGCCGATGTCGCCGCTCGAATTGCTGATCGCCTATGTCGGCGCGGCGGCAACCAAATCGGTAATCATCGGCGCGATCATTTTCGCGACCGCGCATCTGTTCGTCGACATTCAGGTCGCGCATCCGTTGCTGATGGTCGGCTTCATGGTGCTGATGGCGGTGACCTTCTGCCTCTTCGGCTTCATCATTGGCATCTGGGCGCAGAGCTTTGAACAGCTGCAGGTGATCCCGTTGCTCGTCGTCTATCCGCTGACCTTCCTGGGCGGCGCCTTCTATTCGCTCGACATGCTGCCCGCCGCGTGGCGCGCGGTGACGCTGTTCAATCCCGTCGTCTATCTGATCAGCGGCTTTCGCTGGACCTTTTTCGGACAGGGCGACGTGGCGATCGAGGTCAGCATGGGCGCGGTGGCGCTCTTTCTGGCGCTGTGCCTCGGCCTGATCTTCTGGATGTTCCGCACGGGCTACCGGCTCAAGAACTGA